In the Quercus lobata isolate SW786 chromosome 5, ValleyOak3.0 Primary Assembly, whole genome shotgun sequence genome, one interval contains:
- the LOC115993110 gene encoding uncharacterized protein LOC115993110, translating into MEAARQRVRAAAARKKEEEKAKGKEGASTPHSSLKSSVKRKADGKDDPPSKKVAVSAGDGPTMKSPPKSGHGAGKGVMTSSGPVTEGPRCLLTHKDYAVEGVESLIKQTDLDPCAQLGTEDLGASAFFDIARALVRVKALQDRCMAKEGVVSRVRRLNANLMDQQAQYKEAVRLLNTELKDVKEKLGEAEGQQKKLEEEIPSLRAQVETAGADAVEKFKTTQSFIDSCADYYGTGFDDCLKQVASAYPELDLSGITMDASVPMTPARETVADKGDGPLNLDSLLNDVGVILAQPAVTIPAESSDAAQIAKDRADGVSKDAPAT; encoded by the exons ATGGAAGCTGCGAGGCAAAGGGTGAGGGCCGCTGCAGCCcgtaagaaggaggaggagaaagctAAGGGAAAAGAAGGAGCGTCAACCCCTCATTCCTCTTTGAAGAGTTCAGTTAAGAGGAAGGCTGACGGAAAGGACGATCCTCCTTCTAAGAAGGTAGCCGTCAGTGCAGGGGATGGGCCTACCATGAAGTCGCCTCCCAAGTCCGGTCACGGTGCTGGGAAAGGAGTGATGACCTCTTCCGGTCCCGTCACTGAGGGACCCCGTTGCTTGCTGACCCACAAGGATTATGCTGTTGAGGGGGTAGAATCCCTCATAAAACAGACGGATCTGGACCCTTGTGCTCAGCTAGGGACGGAAGATTTGGGCGCGTCAGCTTTCTTTGACATAGCACGG GCCTTGGTTCGTGTAAAGGCACTTCAAGATCGGTGCATGGCCAAAGAAGGCGTCGTTTCTCGGGTTAGGAGGCTTAACGCCAATCTGATGGATCAGCAAGCGCAATATAAGGAGGCCGTCCGTCTCTTAAACACAGAGCTGAAGGATGTAAAGGAGAAGTTGGGAGAGGCTGAGGGTCAGCAAAAGAAGCTTGAGGAGGAGATTCCATCCTTACGTGCACAAGTAGAGACGGCTGGGGCTGACGCGGTCGAAAAATTCAAGACAACCCAGTCTTTTATTGATTCCTGCGCTGATTATTATGGCACTGGTTTCGACGATTGTCTGAAACAGGTGGCGTCAGCCTATCCAGAGTTGGATCTATCCGGAATTACCATGGATGCTTCCGTGCCGATGACTCCTGCTCGTGAAACTGTTGCTGACAAAGGTGACGGACCCCTTAATTTGGACTCTTTGCTTAATGACGTCGGAGTTATTTTGGCCCAGCCAGCCGTCACTATCCCTGCCGAGTCTTCAGATGCGGCACAAATTGCCAAGGATAGAGCTGACGGGGTCTCCAAGGATGCTCCTGCCACTTAA
- the LOC115990090 gene encoding probable indole-3-pyruvate monooxygenase YUCCA10 gives MACISAITSGGAISAREGMLVFCRSAACLSQQSIPYIILEREDCIASIWKKYSYDRLHLHLAKQFCELPHMSFPASYPTFVPRKMFIQYLDDYVSHFNISPMFQRTVESAEYNEVSKRWIVKARNASSGEVEKYSAKFLVVATGETTNPYIPEVEGLNTFPGEVLHSTQYKSGKEFKNKNVLVVGSGNSGVEIALDLANHGAKTSIIFRSPAHFLTREMVYLGLTMLKYFPVSLVDFLMVMLSKLVYGDLTKYGIGRPTEGPISMKLKYGKYPLFDVGTYKKIKSGEIQVLPAEIIKVQGNDILFKNDKLHPFDTIIFCTGFKRSTNLWLKGDEYLLNEDGLPKPTYPNHWKGKNCLYCVGLSRRGFYGASIDAQNIANDIKSTV, from the exons atggcctgcatctccgcgataacAAGTGGCGGAGCAATCTCTGCGAGGGAGGGGATGCTCGTGTTCTGCCGTTctg CTGCTTGCCTAAGCCAGCAATCAATCCCATACATAATTCTTGAGAGAGAAGACTGTATTGCTTCTATATGGAAGAAATATTCTTATGATCGTCTTCACCTCCACCTTGCAAAGCAATTTTGTGAACTCCCTCACATGTCATTCCCTGCCTCTTATCCCACCTTTGTGCCCAGAAAGATGTTTATACAGTACTTAGATGACTATGTCTCCCATTTCAACATTAGTCCTATGTTCCAAAGAACCGTGGAGTCTGCTGAGTACAATGAAGTTTCCAAGAGATGGATTGTTAAGGCTAGGAATGCAAGTTCAGGTGAGGTTGAGAAATATAGTGCAAAGTTTTTAGTGGTGGCCACTGGGGAAACAACCAACCCTTATATCCCGGAGGTTGAAGGGTTAAACACTTTCCCTGGTGAGGTTCTTCATTCTACTCAGTATAAGTCAGGGAAGGAGTTCAAAAACAAGAACGTTTTGGTTGTTGGGTCTGGGAATTCTGGAGTGGAAATTGCTCTAGACCTTGCAAATCATGGTGCCAAAACTTCCATTATTTTTCGAAGCCCG GCTCATTTTCTCACAAGGGAGATGGTGTACTTGGGCTTAACCATGTTGAAGTATTTTCCCGTTAGCTTGGTGGATTTCTTGATGGTCATGCTTAGCAAACTGGTTTATGGGGACCTGACCAAGTATGGGATTGGAAGGCCTACAGAAGGTCCAATTTCTATGAAGCTTAAGTACGGCAAGTATCCACTTTTTGATGTTGGTACATATAAAAAGATCAAGTCAGGAGAAATTCAG GTTTTGCCAGCAGAAATAATTAAAGTTCAAGGCAACGACATACTATTCAAGAATGATAAGTTACATCCTTTTGACACCATTATTTTTTGTACTGGATTTAAGAGGTCGACAAACTTGTGGCTTAAG GGGGATGAGTATCTTTTGAACGAGGATGGACTTCCAAAACCTACTTATCCTAACCATTGGAAGGGAAAGAATTGCTTATACTGTGTTGGACTATCTAGAAGAGGGTTCTATGGAGCTAGCATTGATGCCCAAAATATAGCCAATGATATCAAGTCCACTGTGTAA